A window of Streptomyces sp. Je 1-332 genomic DNA:
TGCCCGACCGGCAGCTCCGTCACATGCTGGGTGAGCAGCAGATGCAGCCAGCTCAGCCGGTCGGGGCCGGAGACGGTGACGACGCCGCGGTGCGAGAGGTCGACGAAACCGGTGCCGTCGGCGAGGGCGCGCTGCTCACGGAACAGATCGCCGTAGTGGGCCGCGACGCCTTCGTCCACGCCCTCGGCGGGGACGGCGCCGGGCAGGGACAGGAGGGGGCTCTTCATGTTCACCCACACTACGACCTGCCGGTACGCGCGGTTATTCCTTGCCGGCAGGCCCGGACTCGTGGCCGGAACAGTTCTCGCAACGCCCGAAGATCGCGAAGTGCTTCAGATCCGTGTCGAAACCGAACGTGTCCCGCAGCTTCGCGGTGAACTCCGCGGCCACCGACACATCCGCCTCGATGACGTTCGTGCAGTCCCTGCACACCAGGTGGATGTGGTGGTGGCGGTCCGCCAGGTGGTACGTCGGCGCGCCGTGCCCCAGATGCGCGTGACTGACCAGGCCGAGCTCCTCCAGGAGCTCCAGCGTGCGGTACACCGTGGAAATGTTGACCCCCGACGCCGTCTTCCGCACTTCGCCGAGGATGTCGTCGGGGGTCGCGTGCTCAAGGGTGTCGACGGCTTCGAGGACAAGCTGGCGCTGCGGCGTCAGCCGGTATCCGCGCTGCCGCAGGTCGCTTTTCCAGTCGGTGCTCACCACACCTCGGAGTGTAGGCCTACTTGAAGAAAGCGATGCCGTCGTCCGGAAGATCGCCGAGGCCCCTGGCCATCTCGGCGACGTCCTCGGGCGAGACGACCTTCTTCAGCTGCGCCGACATGTACGGCCGCAGCGGCACCTCGGGGGTCTGCTTCTCGCCGACCCACATGAGGTCGCCCTTCACATACCCGTAGAGACGCTTGCCGCCGGTGTACGGGCCGGAGGCCGCCGTACGGGCGACCGCGTCCGTGACCAGGTCGATCTGCGGCTTCTGGTCGGCGAGCTCGCCGTACCAGACCTCGACGACGCCGTCGTCGCGCACCATCACGGTCTCGACCTTGCGGTCCTTGTCGATGCGCCAGAAGCCCGACTCGGACTCCAGCGGCTTGACCTTGTTGCCCTCGGCGTCGAGCACCCACGTGTGCGAGTGGTACTCGATGAAGTCCCGCCCGTCATGGGTGAAGGACACTTCCTGGCCGAAGTTCGCCTTCTCGGCGCCGGGGAAGTCGGTGACGCCCGCGCCGGCCCAGTTGCCGAGGAGCCAAACGAGGGGCACGAGGTCGGGGTGCAGGTCGGACGGAATCTCGATCATGGGAAGCTCAGACGATCTCTAGGTGGCGTACGGGACGTACGGGGCTCAGCGCTGACCCTGGTACAGCTTCTTCACGGCCAGTCCGGCGAACGCGAGAACGCCGACGCAGACCAGAACCAGCAGGGCGGAGAAGAAGGCCTCAAGCACGGGGTGCTCCTCGGTGAGCTATGGGGTGAGCTAGTGGGGCAGGTATCAGAGCCGCTCCCACTGTAGTCGTGCGCGCCCCGCCGCTCTCTGCGAGGTGGCCTTACGAGTGACCGCGTGGATGGCCATACGATGCCGCCATGGCGAAGAAGCTCGTGATCAAGGTGACAGCGGGGGCCGACGCCCCCGAGCGCTGCTCCCAGGCGTTCACGGTGGCGGCCGTGGCCGTGGCCAGCGGGGTGGAGGTCTCGCTCTGGCTGACCGGCGAGTCGTCGTGGTTCGCACTGCCGGGCCGCGCGGCGGAGTTCGAACTGCCGCACGCCGCGCCGCTGCCCGGCCTGCTCGACTCGATCCTGGCCGGGGGCCGGATCACCCTCTGCACGCAGTGCGCGGCGCGCCGCGACATCACCGAGAAGGACGTGCTCGAAGGGGTGCGGATCGCGGGCGCGCAGGTGTTCGTCCAGGAAGCCACGACGGACGACGTCCAGGCACTCGTCTACTGACAACTCCGAGCACCCCGCCACACCCAGCCCCGCCTACTGCCGTGGCCGCCGCTTGCCGTCCAGCTCGTCCCACCACTCGTCGGACTTCGAGTCCCCCGAGGGATCGTCCCACCAGCGGTCATCGGGACCGCGCCGGTTGGCGACCATGGCGGCGACGGGCGGAATCACCATCGCCACGACACACATCCCGACGGCCACAGGGATGGACCAGAGCCGCACGACGCCCCACGCCAGGACGAAGAGAGTTACGCAGACCCCCATCATGGCGAAGTAGGCGTGCCGCCTTCGCGCATACATACAACCAGCGTAAGCCGAAGGACCGCACCCCGATCCAGTGGCGTCCAACCGTTCCTGATCATCAAGTCTTGCCGGGCTCCGGATACGGAACCGATCTCGATGGCCTGCCCGGAACGGTTCTGGGCAGACTGGACCGCTGTTCGATGCCGTCGGCGCAGCGCATCACGTGCGACGTCCTCGGGGTGAACTTGGGCCTTGAGCGCGTGACCAAGGCGGGCTGGAGTGATGACACGGTCGGGCGATGGTCTTCCGTACCAGCCCCGGAATGCGCTCTCACGCCTCCGATGCGGGCGGCTTCCGTCTGCTTGCGGAGTACGGTCTTCTCTGCCCTGCGCCGCGCGCCCAAGCCCTGGCCAAGCCTCCCGAGCACGATCGCCGCAGCGTCGTGTCGGGACGTCTTGTGCGACTTCGTGCTGGTGGTCCTGCGCCAGTGCTGGGCACCCCAACGACTGGAATAGGCGGGATCCACCACGATCACTGCCAGGCCCGCCCGATGCGCCATCGCGACCAGCCTGGCGGCGAACCTCGCCGTCGGCATCCCCGCCACAACAGCCCGGAATCGTCGCCCGCCGGGCCCCATCCACCCGCAGGCTTCACGGGCGGTGTCGAAATCCAGGTCCTCGATGACCAGAGCTGTAGCCCCCAAGTCCTTGGCACGGCGAATCAGCGTGCTGCAGGCATGCCGGACGTGGGCATCGCGCCTCGAACCGGAGCCGCGGTAGTCGACTTCGACACGTTCCGGGCGCCCCACCGGGTTGCCATGTACGTCCAGGCGCCAAGCGGCGAGATGGTCGGCATTGTGATCGACGCCCACCACCCCGCCTGCCAACGCCGACTTCATCAACTGCTCGTCGTACGCGAAGGCGCAGTCGGCCTCCAGTCGATAGCGACCGAAACGATCACAGTGCGCGGCGTGGCGGGTGGCGAGCTCGGGAGGCAGCTTGATGAGTACCGTTCCCCGCGGACTGATCTGGATCGACTGGTTGCCGTAAGTCTTGCCCGACTCCCCGTCGGCCTCGATTCGGGTGCGCGCATCGCTCCAACGCCGCCGCCACTGGACCAGGTCGGTACCGGCCTCGTCCAGGTGCAGCCGGTTGCCCAAAAGATCCTTCCCGCCGCGCACCACGTGCACCCTCCCCGCGGCGAGCTCGGCAGCAACCCTGGCGGCATGGGCGCTCAGATGCTGAAGGCGCTGTTGCTTTGCAGCCCGTACGTGCTGAGTGGGATATCCGCGGGTACGGGTGACCACATCACAGGAGGCCACCGGAACCGCGAGACGCTCCTTGATCGCGGCGACCGCCGCGTTGAGCCGGCGCAGGTGGGCGGCCTGCCCACGGCGGGCCAGTTCCCACTGTTCATTGGATCCCCGCACGATCGTCCCGGCCCAGCGGGAAGAGGTCAGGGCAGTCAGCTCTCGCTTGCGGCGTGCGAAATCCGCAGCGGAATGCTCTTCCCCCAGGAACGTTCGTTCAGCCAGATCTCGCACGGCCAACTCAGACAACAGGCTGCCGAGTTCACGCAGGATCAACTCGTCACGCGTCGAGAGCCGCAACCGGGTCCGCACCGCCAGGCCGGGCGAGGGCGTCGCAAGACGGGGCGGTGCAAGAACGCGCAAGCCGGAGGGAGACCGCTCCACCATGCCTCCCCCTCTCGTACGCCCGTCGAACAGGACAACGAACCGCGGGAATGAAGGTCACTCTGGTGGCCCAACGCGTTCTGATGCCGAACGGCACGAAGGGCCGCGTCCCGGATACGGAGCGTCCAACCCCCTGGGATGCGGCCCTCGGCCGTTCACGCGCATCGAACCGCGCGCGAAGAACTAGACCGCGATCGCGACCTCCGCCAGGCCGCCCGTCTGGGCCACGACCGTGCGGTCCGCCGTGCCGCCCGGGATCAGGGCGCGCAGCGTCCACGTGCCCTCGGCCGCGTAGAAGCGGAACTGGCCGGTGGCCGAGGTGGGGACCTCGGCGGTGAACTCGCCGGTCGAGTCGAGCAGGCGCACGTAGCCGCTGACGGGCTCGCCGCCGCGGGTCACCTGGCCCTGGATGGTGGTCTCGCCGGGCTTGATGGTCGAGGCGTCGGGGCCGCCGGCCTTCGCTCCACACATATGTCGAATCCGTCCTTCAGGCCTTGTGGGTTACTTGTTGGCGCCGAGCTCGATCGGCACACCGACCAGGGAGCCGTACTCGGTCCAGGAGCCGTCGTAGTTCTTGACGTTGGTCTGGCCGAGCAGCTCGTGCAGGACGAACCAGGTCAGGGCCGAACGCTCACCGATGCGGCAGTACGCGATGGTGTCCTTGGCCAGGTCGACCTGCTCGTCCTCGTAGAGGGCCTTGAGCTCGTCGTCCGACTTGAAGGTGCCGTCGTCGTTGGCGTTCTTCGACCACGGGATGTTGCGCGCGGACGGGACGTGGCCCGGACGCTGCGACTGCTCCTGCGGCAGGTGCGCGGGGGCGAGCAGCTTGCCGCTGAACTCGTCGGGCGAGCGCACGTCGACCAGGTTCTGCGCGCCGATCGCGTTGACGACGTCGTCACGGAAGGCGCGGATCGAGGTGTCCTGGGGCTTGGCCTTGTAGGACGTGGCGGGGCGGCTCGGGACCTCGGAGCCGTCGACCAGGTCGCGGGAGTCGAGCTCCCACTTCTTGCGGCCGCCGTCGAGGAGCTTCACGTCCTGGTGGCCGTAGAGCTTGAAGTACCAGAAGGCGTAGGACGCGAACCAGTTGTTGTTGCCGCCGTAGAGGACGACGGTGGTGTCGTTCGCGATGCCCTTGGCCGACAGGAGCTTCTCGAAGCCCTCCTGGTCGACGAAGTCGCGGCGGACCGGGTCCTGGAGGTCGTCGGTCCAGTCGATGCGGATCGCGTTCTTGATGTGGTTCTTGTCGTACGCGGAGGTGTCTTCGTCGACCTCGACGATGGCGACCTTCGGGTCGTCGATGTGGGCCTCGACCCAGTCGGCGTCTACCAGGACGTCGCTGCGGCTCATACTTCTTCTCCTCCGGGGCAGTTGCGGCGGGGCTGCGGTGCTGTGCGAGGGGTTCGTGGCGGGTACGGGCGGTGACTGCGCTGTAGCGCGGCGTACGCGGCACGGGGTGGCCCTGACGGTGTCAACGGGCCGGGGGATACGGGAGTCGGAGCTCCCGCTCAGAAGGTGCGACAGAGCATGGCGGCGACGCGGCACAGGTCTACTGCCCGCCGCTTCGTGAGGTCCGCCTGTCGCTGCATGCGTCCGATCGTAAGGACGCGAGGGTGGCCGTGTCACCGGGGTGTCGGATGGTGAGACGGGATCATCCATGATGTGGGATGCGTGCGGGTTGGATCGAACGGAGAAGCCGCCCGCGCGGGGGCGGGGAGCGGGGTTCGCTCCTGTCGCATCCATCGCGCGGACGGCTTTGTCTCGTACTGCGGAACGGCCGCTCCGGGCGGGCAATCCGGGAGGCCGCTGCGGGCCTCAGCCCGCGTACCTCAGCCCGCGAGTCTCACGTTCGTTCCCTTGACCGAGATGTCCACGCCGTCCTGCGCCGGCTCCACCTCGTCGATCTTGATGCCGCCCGGCAGGCCGGTGATCTTCTCCTCGAAGTCGGTCACATCGCGGACCATGCCCTCGGGGAGGGGGATCGAGACGCCCATGACCTCGAACTTCTTCGGGATCTCGTCGGCGTTGACCTTGATCGTGTCGCCCTCGACCTTGACCGAGCTCAGCACGTGCACCGGCCTGGGCAGCTTCGCGCCGCCCTTGCTCACCTCGACCTCGACCTTGATCTTGCCGTCACCGCCGTCGGAGAGGCCGACCACCTTGCCGGTGGCGCCCAGCGGCAGCTCGACGGGCGGCTCGCCCTGCGCCTCCTTGAGCAGCTCGTCGTACGAGATGTGGGCGGTGCCCGTGGCCTCCGCGGCGGTGGCGGAGCTGTAGTCGCCGGAGAACTCGACGCCCTGCATCCGGGCGTTCAGATCGGCGATGCGGATCGTGTCGGAGCCGGAGGTGGCGTCGTAGTTCTCGATGCCGATCTCGACGTCGTCGAGTGTGCCGCCCGCGACCTGGGTCAGGAAGGGAAAGCCCTTGATGGAGACGTCGGGCGTCTCGCTGAGCCCCTCGCTGGTACGCAGCTTCTCCGCCACCTCGTCCTCGGCGAAGCCCACCATGAAGCGGTCGGCGCCCACGAAGAGACCCCCCAGGATCACGAGGACGATCAGAAGTATTCGTACGGAGCGCTTCATGTCCGGTGTTCCCCCACCTTGTACCCCCGCTTGGCTGTCGTTGCCGCGAGCCTAAAGGACAGGTCCCCGGCCGGAGTGCCCGGCCGGGGACCTGTCGATCAGCTGTGACGATCAGCCGATGGCCCTGCCCAGGAGGTAGACGGCCGGGGCCGCGGCGGCGAGCGGCAGCGCGACACCCGCCGTCATGTGCACGAAGCGGGACGGGTAGTCGTAGCTGGCGACCCGGTGGCCGATCAGCGCGCAGACGCCGGCCCCGAGACCGAGCAGCGCCCCCTTGCTGCCGACGTCCGTCGCGCCGCCGACGGCGACTCCGGCCCCCGCGGCGGCGAGCAGCGCGACGACGACCGAGGCGGGCGTCGGCAGCGGCAGCGCGCGGGCGATCACGGCGACCGCCACGGCGATACCGCCCACCGTCACGGCTTCCTCCGACGCCGCGAGGTGCCCGGTCGCGATGATCGCGAGCGCGGCGGACGCGACGGTCGCCATCAGACCGGCCATCCGCTCGTCGGCGGAGGCGCGGCTGCGCAGCTGGAGCACGAGAACGAGCAGCACCCAGACGCCGAGGGTGCCGAGGATCGCGGCGGGCGCGTTCTCCTTGCCGGTGGCGAGCAGGGCGATGTCGGCGACGACCCCGCCCATGAAGGCGAGTGCGATGCCCTGCCGGGCGGGCCACATCCCGTTGAGCCGGAACCATCCTGCGGCGGTGACGGCCTGCAGCAGGATCAGCGGTACGAGGAGTGCGTACTGCCCGATGGCGGCCGTCACGGCGAGCAGCAGCCCGAGGACGGCGGTCAGCGCGGCGGGCTGGATCCCCGGCTCTATGACCGGCGACCGCCCCTCGGCACGGGCGCGCTGGGCGTCGGTGACGCGGGGGTTGCCGGTGGTGGTGGCGGGGCCGTAGGTGGCGGGGGGCTCTTCGTCTGCTGCCACTGCCGCTGCGGCGGCCGGCGGCTGCGGTTGCTGCGGCTCCCCGTACGACTGCGGGGGCAGATAAGCCGTCTCCGTCACGTCCACCACAGGTGAGGGCTGGATCGTCGTGTCCCAGGTCTGCCCCTCCCACTGCTGGGTGTACGGGTCCTGGGCGTACGGCTGTTGCTGCGGGTGCGCGTACTGCTGCTGCGGGTACTGGTACTGCTGCTGGGCGTACTGCTGGTCAGCGGGGTAAACCTGCTGCTCGGGCGGGTATGCCTGCGGCTCGGCAGGCGGGTAGTCCCCCCGGTAGGGGTCGTAGTCCCCGTACCCCTGATATCGCGGATCGCTCATATCGCTGCTCACCCTCCTGCGAACGGCGGGAGCACCTCGACCGTGCCGCCCTCGGCCAGCCGTACCGTCTCATGCCCGCGGGTACCCACGGGGTCGCCGTCGATGAGGAACGAGCATCGCCGCAGTACACGGACCAGCTCGCCGGGGTGTCGCTCGCGCGCCGCGTCCAGCGCCTCGGCCAGCGTCGTCGCGGCGTACGGCTCCTCCGCGACACCTGCGGCTGCTTTGGCCGCGGCCCAGTAACGAATGGTGCCGTTCACCATCACAGCTCCTCTCCTTCGGCGGTCGCCGATCCCTCGGCT
This region includes:
- a CDS encoding transcriptional repressor → MVSTDWKSDLRQRGYRLTPQRQLVLEAVDTLEHATPDDILGEVRKTASGVNISTVYRTLELLEELGLVSHAHLGHGAPTYHLADRHHHIHLVCRDCTNVIEADVSVAAEFTAKLRDTFGFDTDLKHFAIFGRCENCSGHESGPAGKE
- a CDS encoding FABP family protein, with product MIEIPSDLHPDLVPLVWLLGNWAGAGVTDFPGAEKANFGQEVSFTHDGRDFIEYHSHTWVLDAEGNKVKPLESESGFWRIDKDRKVETVMVRDDGVVEVWYGELADQKPQIDLVTDAVARTAASGPYTGGKRLYGYVKGDLMWVGEKQTPEVPLRPYMSAQLKKVVSPEDVAEMARGLGDLPDDGIAFFK
- a CDS encoding DsrE family protein, yielding MAKKLVIKVTAGADAPERCSQAFTVAAVAVASGVEVSLWLTGESSWFALPGRAAEFELPHAAPLPGLLDSILAGGRITLCTQCAARRDITEKDVLEGVRIAGAQVFVQEATTDDVQALVY
- a CDS encoding DUF3099 domain-containing protein, whose protein sequence is MYARRRHAYFAMMGVCVTLFVLAWGVVRLWSIPVAVGMCVVAMVIPPVAAMVANRRGPDDRWWDDPSGDSKSDEWWDELDGKRRPRQ
- a CDS encoding IS200/IS605 family accessory protein TnpB-related protein — translated: MVERSPSGLRVLAPPRLATPSPGLAVRTRLRLSTRDELILRELGSLLSELAVRDLAERTFLGEEHSAADFARRKRELTALTSSRWAGTIVRGSNEQWELARRGQAAHLRRLNAAVAAIKERLAVPVASCDVVTRTRGYPTQHVRAAKQQRLQHLSAHAARVAAELAAGRVHVVRGGKDLLGNRLHLDEAGTDLVQWRRRWSDARTRIEADGESGKTYGNQSIQISPRGTVLIKLPPELATRHAAHCDRFGRYRLEADCAFAYDEQLMKSALAGGVVGVDHNADHLAAWRLDVHGNPVGRPERVEVDYRGSGSRRDAHVRHACSTLIRRAKDLGATALVIEDLDFDTAREACGWMGPGGRRFRAVVAGMPTARFAARLVAMAHRAGLAVIVVDPAYSSRWGAQHWRRTTSTKSHKTSRHDAAAIVLGRLGQGLGARRRAEKTVLRKQTEAARIGGVRAHSGAGTEDHRPTVSSLQPALVTRSRPKFTPRTSHVMRCADGIEQRSSLPRTVPGRPSRSVPYPEPGKT
- a CDS encoding DUF1416 domain-containing protein — encoded protein: MCGAKAGGPDASTIKPGETTIQGQVTRGGEPVSGYVRLLDSTGEFTAEVPTSATGQFRFYAAEGTWTLRALIPGGTADRTVVAQTGGLAEVAIAV
- a CDS encoding sulfurtransferase, with the translated sequence MSRSDVLVDADWVEAHIDDPKVAIVEVDEDTSAYDKNHIKNAIRIDWTDDLQDPVRRDFVDQEGFEKLLSAKGIANDTTVVLYGGNNNWFASYAFWYFKLYGHQDVKLLDGGRKKWELDSRDLVDGSEVPSRPATSYKAKPQDTSIRAFRDDVVNAIGAQNLVDVRSPDEFSGKLLAPAHLPQEQSQRPGHVPSARNIPWSKNANDDGTFKSDDELKALYEDEQVDLAKDTIAYCRIGERSALTWFVLHELLGQTNVKNYDGSWTEYGSLVGVPIELGANK
- a CDS encoding putative leader peptide; translation: MQRQADLTKRRAVDLCRVAAMLCRTF
- a CDS encoding DUF2993 domain-containing protein; its protein translation is MKRSVRILLIVLVILGGLFVGADRFMVGFAEDEVAEKLRTSEGLSETPDVSIKGFPFLTQVAGGTLDDVEIGIENYDATSGSDTIRIADLNARMQGVEFSGDYSSATAAEATGTAHISYDELLKEAQGEPPVELPLGATGKVVGLSDGGDGKIKVEVEVSKGGAKLPRPVHVLSSVKVEGDTIKVNADEIPKKFEVMGVSIPLPEGMVRDVTDFEEKITGLPGGIKIDEVEPAQDGVDISVKGTNVRLAG
- a CDS encoding MoaD/ThiS family protein, producing the protein MVNGTIRYWAAAKAAAGVAEEPYAATTLAEALDAARERHPGELVRVLRRCSFLIDGDPVGTRGHETVRLAEGGTVEVLPPFAGG